Part of the Streptomyces sp. WMMC940 genome, GGAAGGCTCTGCGCCGTTCCGCGGCCCGGTTCCATGGGCGCCGCGCCTTGGCCGCGCTCCTCGCGCTCCCGGTCGGTCTCCTCGGGTTCCTGGCGAGCCCGTTGGGCCGGAGGTTGGGCCTGTCCTGGCTGGTCCACCCCGGCCGGCGCCTCTACCGGCGGCTGACCGGCGCGGCCCGCGAGGAGCGTGCCGAGCGCGATACGGCGATACGCGAGGAACAGGCCAGCGCGGAGGACGCGGCAGAGCAGGAAGCCGCCAAGGACGTCACGGACGGGCTCGGGGAGCGGGTGGAGCGCCCGGCCGGGCCTGTCCCGAACAGCACCGATCACACGTCATTGACCAGTGAAGGAGAGCACGTGTCCGGGTTCCAGTTCGAAGAGCACGCAGCCGAGATGGAGCAGGCCGCCCAGTCCTACGACCCCGAGGACGCCATGGAGATCCTGGCCATGGTCGAGAGCCTCCCCGCCGCGCTGACCAGCGTCGCGAACGTGATGAAGACCCTCGCGGAGCGCGCCGACTCCGAGTTCCCGCTGGAGAAGGAAGTCGCGGACGGGTTCAACGACATCTTTGGCGCCCTGATGTCCGCGGTCGCGGTCGCGGAGGACATGGGGCCGCTGTTCCGCCAGGCCCACGAGCAGGACATCGCCCGCCACGAGGACCCCCGCAACGGCCCGGAAGCCGAGAAGGGCTGGAACGTCTGACATGAAGGCCACCACTGCCGCGAAGAAGAGGAAGCAGGCGGACAGTGGCCCGGTGCTGGACTGGAGTGCCGGTCACGGACCCGTGACCGGCGCCTTGTCCGCGACCACCGGAGCCCTGGCCATCGCCACCACCGGCGCCGCCACCGGCATGCCCCCTATGTGGGCCATGGCTGTGGGAGGTGCCGGCGCCCTCGGTCACACCGTGGCCGGGCTGAAGGTCCGCAACGCGGGCCGCACCCTGGCGTTCAAGGCCGCATCGTGGCTGGTCGGTGCCGGGTGGACTACCTGGGCCATGGCCACCGGCCCCCTGTCCTGGGCCGCGCTCGGTTCGCTGGCCACGATCGGTGTCGGCATGGGTGCCGGCGCCCGCTCCGTCGCCCTCTACGAGGAAGCGCGCGAGGAGGAGGCCCTGGCCGCCGAGCGGCGCCAGATCGCGGAGGAGATGACTGCGGATCGGCGTCAGATCGCTGCCGAGTGGGTGGAGCGGATCCGCCGGATCTGCAACATCACCGTGCGCGTGCTGGCGGTGGAGATGTGGGAGACCGGCAACGGCTACTCCCTCGATCTCGAACCGCAGGGCGGCACCACCTACGACCGCATCGCCCAGCACGCCGCGGCCCTGTCCGCCGATGCGAAACTGCCGCACGGCTGCACCGCCGCGGTCGGCCCCGGCGCCCACCAGGGCCGGGCGATCGTGGACGTCACCACCCGCAACGTCCTCGCCGAACCACGCGAGTACCCCACGGATTACACGCCGCTGTCGATCCTGACCGGCATCCCCTGGGGTTTCCGCACCAACGGCGATGACGTACTCGCCTACCTGCGAGAACAGTGCGCACTGGTCGTCGGGCCGACAGGATCGGGCAAGACGAACATGCTCCACACGATCCTGGCCGGACTCGCCCGCGCCGAAGACGTCCTCACCTGGGTGATCGACCTGAACGCCGGATCCGCCGGCCTGCCCTGGGTACGCCCCGCCCTCGCAGGCGAGCTGAAGCAGGCGGACGGGAATCCGGTCCGGCCCGGCGTGGACTGGCTCGCCGGCACGTACGAGGAGGCGCTGAAGCTGCTGGACGCGGCGATCGCCATCGGCCTGCACCGCAAGCGCGCCTACCAGGAGCTGCTGGCCAAGCACGACACCGACCTGTTGCCGGTGAGCGCGAAGATTCCGCAGATCATGCTGGTCATCGACGAGGGCGCGGAGATCCTCGTCTCCACGGACCGGCGGATGAAGGAACTCGCCAAGCGGATCTTGGAGTTCATCCGCATGCACCGCTCCATGGGCGGCCGCACGATCATCACCGCGCTCGGGGCGACCGGCAGCGTGCTGGGCAACCTGATGATTCGCCGCGAGGCCAAAGTGAGGGTCGCGCTGACCGGTGGGGAGACCGAGGGCATGGACCTGTCCAAGATGTTCCCTGGCCGCCGGGGGCTGGGGGTGGATCAGGCGCCGTTCAAGGGCGCCGGGTTCATGGGCACCCCCGAATCCCCGGGCGCGTTGTTCAAGGCGTGGCGGATCAAGCCGAGCCAGATCCGCGACATCACCATCGCCACGTCCGACCGGCATCCGCGTCTGGACGCGGTGTCCGCGAATGCCGCCGGCCCCGACTATGCGCGGCGGTGGGACGCGGAGCGGACCGCGTGGATGCGCGACCTCACCCCGGACGGGACCGGCATCGAGCAGTCCCCGCCTGGGGATGGGCTGAGCCTGTCCGCCCACCGCACGGACCGGGCCGGGAAGGCGGGCGGGGACGATGACCTGCTGCGCCGGTTCCGTGAGGAGATCGACGCCCAGTTCGCCACTGCCCCCGACCCGGACGCGCCGCCGCCCGCATCCTCGGGGCTGAACCTGTCGGCGCTGCGCAAGGAGCCGGAGGACAGTCCCGCGCAGCGGGCCGCGCTCGCCGCGCTCCTCGCGGCCGGGCCGGACGGCACGGGGGCGTCAGCGATCGCCCGCGCGCTTGCGGACGAGTACGGCACGACCCGGCAGACGGTCGTGGGATGGCTCAAGGCGTGGGCCGACGACGGCACCGCGGTGAGGGTCGGGGAGGGCACCAAAGCCCGCTATGTCCACCGCGATCACACCCCCGGGCCGCCCTCGGGCGAGTAGCGCTTGTCGCTTGCCGCCCGCCCCACACGAACACCTGTCCTTGGGGTGTCGTGGGGGTCGGAAACGGCTTGTGACCTGCGAGGCGACAAGCGACAAGACAAGCAAGACGACAAGACAAGCGACAAGCCACACGACAAGTCAGACGACAAGCCATCGGCGGGCAGCACCCACCCCAGGGAGCTGCCCGCCGGCCGTTCCCGGGAGGCCCGCTCGTGATCGTCACCCTGTCCGCCGTCGCCCTCTTCGGGCTCCTCACCTTCGTCCTCATCCGCACCCGTCACGTCGGCCCCGCCGCCGCGCTCGCGGTGTTCCTCTTCGGGTTCTTCACCGCCGACACCGGAGCCTCCACCGCCATCCGCACCGCCATACAGGCCCTCCTCAACGCCGCATCCAACATCACCTGACCCCGACGGGAGGCACGTGCTGTGAGCGAGACCAACACCCCGGCCGACTGGTGGCCGCGCATGAGCGACGCCGAGGCCAACGCCGAAGCCCGCCGCATCATCAACGACATCTACCGCCCCACACCGCCCCCGGCGCCCACACCGACGTCCTACCGCGACACGACCGAGCCGCCGACGGTCGGGGACGCGGTGCCGGTCTGGCAGGACGAACGCCGGATCGTGCCCGCCTGGGCCGCCGGAACCGCGGTCGCCTCCATCGGCATCGGCGCCGGCACCACCGGCATCGGCTGCGGCGTCTGGCTCGTGCTGAAGGGATTCGCCTCCATGAGCGTCACCGGCGTCATCTGCATGGGCGTCCTCCTCACCGGCATCGCCTTCGCCGCACTCTCCATCGGCGCCGCGTTCTCCCGCGCCAAGCGCAGCATCTCCCACGCGGTCTACACCGGGCCGGTCACCAAGAACACCCACGTCACCACCCACACCCGGGGCACCTTCGCCCGCTCCCACACCCACCTGCACCACTAGCCAGGAGGCAGCATGACCGCCACCACCGTCGAACCCGCCCAGCTCACCCGCAAGGCAGCCGAAGCCATCCGCGAGTTCAACCACCGCACCCTCCCTCGTCCCGGGACACCGGGCCTGACGTACCCGGCAGAGGCCTACGACGCGATCGCGGCGCTGAAGGTCCTGGCTCAGCGGCTCCCGCAGGCCATCGAGCAGATCGGCACCGCGCTCGATGTCCTGACCACCCTCGGACACCTGGGATCCGCCGATGGCCAGGACCCGGCTCGGCACGTCGCCAACGTCCAGGACTTCCTGATCACGGCCATGGAACAGGCCCATGGTCTCGCCCAGTGCCTGGATCTCGCGCACAGCGCCGTCAGCCCGCTCACCTACAGCGGTCCCGAGAACGGGCCGGACGAGGAGCCGTGCGGTGAGGGCATGTGCCAGTGCTCCTGCATCGGCACCGGACACCCCTGCGGCTGCGACTGCCCCCACGACGACGACTGCGACTGCGACTCCTGCGACGCCCGCGACCAGTACTAGCTACGCCAAGGGCGGCCCCATCTCACGCCAATGAAAGCGGGGCCGCCCTTGCCAACCAGCCCAGATCACAGAACTGGAGACATCCAGCATGACCCAACCGACCGACATTCGGGGAGAGCACCTGCGCACCGCGCTTTCCCTGGCAGCCTCCGGCGTGCCCGCCATGCCGTTACGGGCAGGGAAGGCCCCGTTCGGCAACTGCCGTCGCTGCGCGGACAACGCCTGTGGCGGGCGGCCGAACATGAAGACCCCCGGACCCTGCACCTGCCCCGCGCCCTGCCACGCATGGGCCGCCGCGACCACCGACCCGGACGTCATCCGTTCCGGCCCCTGGCGCCACGCCTGGCTCGCCGCGAGCACAGTCGCCTACCACCCCGGCGGTGCCGGCCTCACCGTCGTGGACCTGGACAACGCCGACGCCATCGAGTGGGCCCGCGAGAATCTGCCCACGACTCGGACCGTGCCGACCACCCGCGGCGAGCACTGGCTCTACCGCGGGGCTACGACCTCCGCCAACGGCGTGCGGCGTGGCGTGGATATCAAGTCCACGATGGCCTACGCCCGGTGGCTCGGTCCCGGCAGCGGCACCATGACGGAGCTCCCGGACGCCGTGCGAACGCTGACCGTGAAGGCGCCCACCGCAGTCCGGCCGGTTCCCTTCGCCGTGCCCGCGCCTACCGGGGGCGGGGAGTGCCGCCATCGCACGCCTGCGTTCCTGGAGCGTGGCATCGCCATGGCCGAGCAGCGCATCACCGAGGCCCGGGAGGCGGTGCACGCGACCGTGTACCGGACGTTCCTGGCCGTGCTGTCCACGCACGGCCGGTGCGGCTGCCTCACCGAGACGCACATCG contains:
- a CDS encoding bifunctional DNA primase/polymerase, which encodes MTQPTDIRGEHLRTALSLAASGVPAMPLRAGKAPFGNCRRCADNACGGRPNMKTPGPCTCPAPCHAWAAATTDPDVIRSGPWRHAWLAASTVAYHPGGAGLTVVDLDNADAIEWARENLPTTRTVPTTRGEHWLYRGATTSANGVRRGVDIKSTMAYARWLGPGSGTMTELPDAVRTLTVKAPTAVRPVPFAVPAPTGGGECRHRTPAFLERGIAMAEQRITEAREAVHATVYRTFLAVLSTHGRCGCLTETHIARLFAAAQAKGETVRHCTDAWANARTRLGL
- a CDS encoding FtsK/SpoIIIE domain-containing protein, which encodes MKATTAAKKRKQADSGPVLDWSAGHGPVTGALSATTGALAIATTGAATGMPPMWAMAVGGAGALGHTVAGLKVRNAGRTLAFKAASWLVGAGWTTWAMATGPLSWAALGSLATIGVGMGAGARSVALYEEAREEEALAAERRQIAEEMTADRRQIAAEWVERIRRICNITVRVLAVEMWETGNGYSLDLEPQGGTTYDRIAQHAAALSADAKLPHGCTAAVGPGAHQGRAIVDVTTRNVLAEPREYPTDYTPLSILTGIPWGFRTNGDDVLAYLREQCALVVGPTGSGKTNMLHTILAGLARAEDVLTWVIDLNAGSAGLPWVRPALAGELKQADGNPVRPGVDWLAGTYEEALKLLDAAIAIGLHRKRAYQELLAKHDTDLLPVSAKIPQIMLVIDEGAEILVSTDRRMKELAKRILEFIRMHRSMGGRTIITALGATGSVLGNLMIRREAKVRVALTGGETEGMDLSKMFPGRRGLGVDQAPFKGAGFMGTPESPGALFKAWRIKPSQIRDITIATSDRHPRLDAVSANAAGPDYARRWDAERTAWMRDLTPDGTGIEQSPPGDGLSLSAHRTDRAGKAGGDDDLLRRFREEIDAQFATAPDPDAPPPASSGLNLSALRKEPEDSPAQRAALAALLAAGPDGTGASAIARALADEYGTTRQTVVGWLKAWADDGTAVRVGEGTKARYVHRDHTPGPPSGE